Proteins encoded together in one Lathyrus oleraceus cultivar Zhongwan6 chromosome 5, CAAS_Psat_ZW6_1.0, whole genome shotgun sequence window:
- the LOC127082810 gene encoding IAA-amino acid hydrolase ILR1-like 6 precursor, with product MKFPNSLIIFLLTVTVQVGDFAAHIPSTAYHHVLFSDRRCCDQEKDKELTIPPCKNGTRMRTTETNCEIWSDACSEAVMSVAQLPETVEWLKSVRRKIHENPELAFEEIETSRLIREELDLMEVSYRYPLAKTGIRAWIGTGGPPFVAVRADMDALPIQEGVEWEYKSKVAGKMHACGHDAHVAMLIGAAKILKTREHLLKGTVILLFQPAEEAGNGAKRMIQDGALEDVEAIFAVHVSHEHPTAIIGSRPGPLLAGCGFFRAVISGKRAFAANLRYSADPVLAASAAVISIQGIVSRESNPMDSQVVSVTSFNGGNSHDTIPDEVVIGGTFRAFSNTSFYQLLERIEQVIVEQASVYRCFAEVDFFEKEYNIYPPMINDDQMYEHVKKVSIDLLGRKNFRVVPPMMGAEDFSFYSQVIPSAFFYIGIRNETLGSTHTGHSPHFMIDEDALPIGAAVHATIAERYLIEHG from the exons atGAAATTCCCAAACTCTTTGATCATATTTTTATTAACGGTTACAGTTCAGGTGGGGGACTTCGCCGCGCATATACCTTCCACCGCTTACCACCACGTTTTATTCTCCGATCGGAGATGCTGCGATCAGGAGAAGGACAAAGAGTTAACGATACCGCCGTGCAAAAACGGGACGCGGATGAGGACGACGGAAACGAACTGTGAGATATGGAGTGACGCATGTTCGGAGGCGGTGATGAGCGTTGCGCAGTTGCCGGAGACGGTGGAGTGGTTGAAAAGTGTTCGGAGGAAGATCCATGAAAATCCGGAGTTGGCTTTTGAGGAAATCGAGACGAGCCGTTTGATAAGAGAGGAGTTGGATCTGATGGAAGTTAGTTATCGATACCCGCTCGCGAAAACCGGTATTCGTGCTTGGATCGGTACGGGAGGTCCACCTTTTGTTGCAGTTAGAGCTGACATGGATGCACTTCCTATCCAG GAAGGTGTTGAGTGGGAGTACAAGTCTAAAGTTGCCGGTAAAATGCACGCTTGTGGGCACGACGCACATGTGGCGATGCTTATTGGTGCTGCCAAGATATTGAAAACTCGTGAGCATTTATTAAAG GGTACTGTAATTCTGCTATTCCAGCCAGCAGAGGAAGCTGGTAATGGTGCAAAGCGAATGATACAAGACGGTGCTTTGGAGGACGTGGAGGCTATATTTGCAGTTCATGTATCCCACGAACATCCAACTGCTATAATTGGGTCGAGGCCTGGACCCCTGTTGGCTGGCTGCGGATTTTTTCGAGCAGTTATTAGTGGGAAGAGAGCCTTTGCTGCGAACCTTCGCTACTCGGCTGATCCAGTTTTAGCCGCTTCAGCCGCAGTTATCAGCATACAGGGCATTGTCTCTCGCGAATCAAATCCAATGGATTCACAG GTTGTGTCTGTAACTTCGTTTAATGGAGGCAATAGTCATGACACGATCCCGGACGAGGTTGTCATTGGTGGGACCTTCAGAGCATTTTCTAACACCAGTTTTTATCAGCTGCTAGAAAGAATAGAGCAG GTGATTGTAGAACAGGCTAGTGTCTACAGATGCTTTGCAGAAGTTGACTTCTTCGAAAAGGAATATAATATTTACCCTCCCATGATTAATGATGACCAAATGTATGAGCACGTGAAAAAAGTGTCAATCGATTTGCTCGGTAGAAAGAATTTCAGGGTAGTCCCACCTATGATGGGTGCCGAAGATTTCTCTTTTTACTCCCAAGTCATTCCTTCAGCTTTCTTCTACATAGGGATAAGGAATGAAACACTAGGGTCTACTCACACAGGACATTCTCCGCATTTCATGATTGATGAAGACGCTCTACCGATAGGAGCCGCTGTTCATGCCACCATTGCAGAGAGGTACCTCATTGAACACGGATGA
- the LOC127082811 gene encoding delta-aminolevulinic acid dehydratase, chloroplastic: protein MASSTIPNTPLTLNSHTFVDLKSPFTLSNYLSFSSSKRRQPPSLFTVRASDSDFEAAVVAGKVPEAPPVPPTPASPAGTPVVPSLPIQRRPRRNRRSPALRSAFQETTLSPANFVYPLFIHEGEEDTPIGAMPGCYRLGWRHGLLEEVAKARDVGVNSVVLFPKIPDALKTPTGDEAYNEDGLVPRSIRLLKDKYPDLIIYTDVALDPYSSDGHDGIVREDGVIMNDETVHQLCKQAVAQARAGADVVSPSDMMDGRVGAMRVALDAEGFQHVSIMSYTAKYASSFYGPFREALDSNPRFGDKKTYQMNPANYREALTEMREDESEGADILLVKPGLPYLDIIRLLRDNSPLPIAAYQVSGEYSMIKAGGALKMIDEEKVMMESLLCLRRAGADIILTYFALQAARTLCGEKR, encoded by the exons ATGGCTTCTTCAACCATTCCAAACACACCCTTAACCTTGAATTCCCACACCTTTGTTGATCTCAAATCACCATTCACATTATCCAACTATCTTAGCTTTTCTTCATCAAAGCGCCGACAACCTCCAAGTCTTTTCACGGTCAGAGCAAGTGACTCCGATTTCGAAGCCGCGGTTGTTGCCGGTAAAGTACCGGAAGCACCTCCAGTACCGCCTACACCGGCGTCACCAGCTGGAACCCCAGTCGTTCCTTCACTT CCAATTCAAAGGCGTCCCCGCCGTAATAGAAGATCGCCTGCACTTAGATCGGCGTTTCAGGAAACAACTCTATCACCTGCGAATTTTGTATATCCACTGTTTATACATGAAG GTGAGGAGGATACCCCTATTGGGGCTATGCCTGGATGCTACAGGCTTGGTTGGAGACACGGACTTTTGGAAGAG GTTGCAAAAGCACGGGATGTTGGTGTTAACAGTGTTGTGCTCTTCCCCAAAATTCCAGATGCTTTGAAG ACCCCCACAGGAGATGAAGCATATAATGAGGATGGTTTAGTGCCTCGGTCTATACGATTGCTCAAGGATAAGTACCCTGATCTT ATTATTTACACAGATGTTGCATTAGATCCTTATTCGTCAGATGGACATGATGGCATAGTCAGAGAAGATG GAGTTATTATGAATGATGAGACTGTTCATCAGCTTTGTAAACAAGCTGTAGCCCAG GCACGGGCTGGAGCAGATGTTGTCAGCCCCAGCGATATGATGGATGGTCGGGTAGGAGCGATGCGAGTAGCTCTCGATGCTGAAGGCTTTCAGCATGTTTCTATTATGTCATATACTGCAAA GTATGCAAGCTCATTTTATGGCCCATTTAGAGAAGCATTGGATTCAAACCCCCGGTTTGGAGACAAGAAGAC CTACCAGATGAATCCAGCAAATTACAGAGAGGCTTTGACTGAGATGAGGGAAGATGAGTCTGAAGGAGCTGATATTCTGTTG GTAAAACCCGGCCTTCCCTATTTGGATATCATAAGGCTACTTAGAGATAATTCTCCACTGCCAATTGCAGCATACCAG GTTTCTGGTGAATATTCGATGATAAAAGCTGGTGGTGCTCTAAAAATGATTGACGAAGAGAAGGTTATGATGGAATCATTATTGTGCCTCCGACGGGCTGGTGCTGACATCATCCTTACGTATTTTGCTCTACAAGCTGCCAGAACTTTGTGTGGAGAGAAGAGGTGA